The following proteins are encoded in a genomic region of [Eubacterium] hominis:
- a CDS encoding iron ABC transporter permease: protein MKQNKRFWICILISIFLLITGTYLALKSGAKTMNQETIWNALFHYEDVLDHQLIRDVRLPRVIATILVGGLLGICGAMMQAVTRNPIAEPSILGISQGATLAISLLYIHAAWVTTNNIVIASFIGALLSGLLVMFTMKNPSRTSMGKLLLAGTALSTFFLSLSTVISLLTNNSQMIAFLVGGGFRNTGWHHVIQLMIATTIGMICAMLLSTKINVLSLGDDVCISLGEKPSHIRFFTLLLIIPISAICVAVAKNISFVGLIIPQVISRIIKKDMRFLLPLSFLAGGVLLVFADILARMLLSPYETPIGIFTSLMGIPFFLYLVRKERSQ, encoded by the coding sequence ATGAAGCAAAATAAAAGATTTTGGATATGTATCCTGATATCGATCTTCTTATTGATCACTGGTACTTATCTTGCCTTAAAATCAGGCGCTAAAACCATGAATCAGGAAACGATATGGAATGCTTTATTCCATTATGAAGATGTGTTAGATCATCAATTGATTCGGGATGTCCGCTTGCCACGGGTAATTGCTACTATTTTGGTCGGAGGACTATTGGGAATATGTGGTGCGATGATGCAGGCAGTAACACGTAATCCTATCGCAGAGCCATCCATTCTTGGCATATCACAGGGGGCGACGCTGGCAATTAGTCTGTTATATATCCATGCAGCATGGGTAACGACAAACAATATCGTAATTGCATCTTTCATTGGCGCTTTATTAAGTGGCTTGCTTGTGATGTTCACTATGAAGAATCCTTCTCGCACATCTATGGGAAAACTATTGTTAGCCGGAACAGCCCTCAGTACATTTTTCCTATCCCTTTCCACGGTGATTTCCTTACTCACAAACAATTCACAAATGATTGCTTTTCTGGTTGGGGGTGGTTTTCGTAATACCGGCTGGCATCATGTCATACAATTAATGATCGCTACAACGATTGGTATGATCTGCGCAATGTTGTTATCCACAAAAATCAATGTATTATCCCTAGGGGATGATGTATGCATCTCTTTAGGTGAAAAGCCATCTCATATTCGCTTTTTTACACTATTGTTGATTATTCCCATAAGTGCGATCTGTGTCGCAGTTGCGAAAAATATCAGCTTTGTTGGGCTTATCATACCACAGGTGATATCACGTATCATAAAAAAAGATATGCGTTTTCTATTACCTTTAAGTTTTTTGGCAGGTGGAGTTTTACTGGTATTTGCGGATATATTAGCACGTATGCTGTTAAGTCCCTATGAAACACCAATTGGTATCTTTACATCTTTAATGGGGATTCCATTCTTTCTATATCTTGTTAGAAAGGAGCGAAGCCAATGA
- a CDS encoding iron ABC transporter permease yields MKKKIKYTWIILSVILLITIVLSLGWGSYQIAFSDIWKILVGQGTKMQNIAVFTLRLPRIITAMLVATALSIAGALLQGITKNDLADAGIIGINAGASLAAVLFIFSQGSLYYQAMGNASIMILPIIALLGAFLSAGLIYFISSSRDIHPQRLLLTGIGVNIAINACIMFLTFQGSTQDYNRVLVWTSGSLWGSGWIYALSILPIVIIVTGLVMYHHKTLDILQLKDELAISLGVSVEKERKRFLCYAIILAGGATAVAGNISFLGLLGPHIAKSMVGTKHKHYLPVSILISMIIIVVADSVSRNLFSPIEIPAGITISLIGVPYFIYLMLKEKSL; encoded by the coding sequence ATGAAAAAGAAAATAAAATATACATGGATCATCTTGTCTGTAATCTTATTGATTACGATTGTTTTATCCCTTGGCTGGGGAAGCTACCAAATAGCGTTTTCAGATATATGGAAAATACTTGTCGGACAAGGTACTAAAATGCAGAATATTGCAGTATTTACCTTACGATTACCAAGAATAATAACAGCAATGCTGGTAGCTACAGCCTTATCTATCGCTGGTGCATTACTTCAAGGTATCACGAAAAATGATTTGGCAGATGCAGGAATCATAGGTATCAATGCCGGCGCATCCCTTGCTGCTGTGTTATTTATCTTTTCCCAAGGAAGCTTATATTATCAGGCGATGGGAAATGCATCCATCATGATATTGCCAATCATCGCATTACTTGGTGCCTTTCTATCCGCAGGATTGATTTATTTCATATCTTCCTCACGTGACATTCATCCACAAAGACTGTTATTAACTGGGATTGGTGTGAATATCGCCATCAATGCCTGTATTATGTTTCTAACATTTCAAGGCAGTACACAGGATTATAACCGTGTATTGGTTTGGACAAGTGGAAGTTTATGGGGAAGTGGATGGATATATGCATTATCTATTTTACCAATTGTGATAATTGTGACAGGACTTGTCATGTATCATCATAAGACATTAGATATTTTGCAGTTGAAAGATGAGCTTGCGATTAGTTTAGGGGTTTCTGTGGAAAAAGAACGAAAGCGATTCTTATGTTATGCAATCATACTTGCAGGAGGTGCAACAGCTGTTGCAGGAAATATCAGCTTTTTGGGATTGTTGGGTCCTCATATCGCAAAATCTATGGTTGGCACAAAGCATAAACATTATCTTCCTGTGTCCATACTGATTTCTATGATCATCATTGTTGTCGCAGATAGTGTATCCAGAAATTTGTTTTCCCCAATAGAAATACCAGCAGGTATTACCATATCATTGATTGGTGTGCCTTACTTTATATATTTGATGTTAAAGGAGAAGTCATTATGA